One part of the Macrobrachium nipponense isolate FS-2020 chromosome 38, ASM1510439v2, whole genome shotgun sequence genome encodes these proteins:
- the LOC135209717 gene encoding exoskeleton protein RP43-like isoform X1 codes for MTRMTKLLFLPGIWLLLLLAGTESAPKTTTTATEEPPEKHPKALVRDEATLPPKTTTKWHEKPLVRNEPTLPPKTTTKWHEKPHEKLQQRQITNCSVSTGRIVASSGALGIGSIGGNYNDNEYCTWEIEVPEGLIIWFTWEYFELEGPDSWCPYDYVDISDYETGDSLTGRVCGSSIPRSVRSRSNTVRVTFSSDISVTFQGFGLRFEASSDVYETTETTTTTWPPQTSCSVDTGNCCLTSRGISTDFFTCIVNCYTSIFRYYLSCKITYNSKFRL; via the exons ATGACCCGGATGACAAAGCTACTTTTCTTACCTGGCATatggctgctgctgcttctggctGGCACCGAGAGTGCTCCCAAGACGACGACGACGGCGACAGAAGAGCCACCG GAAAAACACCCAAAGGCTCTGGTCCGCGATGAAGCCACTCTTCCACCAAAGACAACGACGAAATGGCACGAAAAACCTCTGGTCCGCAATGAACCCACTCTTCCACCAAAGACAACGACAAAATGGCATGAAAAACCTCACGAAAAACTTCAACAGCGACAGATAACGAACTGCAGCGTCAGCACAG GTCGAATAGTGGCGTCCTCAGGTGCACTTGGGATAGGGTCCATTGGAGGAAACTACAACGATAACGAATATTGTACCTGGGAGATCGAGGTTCCTGAAGGACTGATCATTTGGTTCACATGGGAGTACTTCGAACTAGAGGGTCCAGATTCTTGGTGCCCTTATGACTACGTCGATATTTCTGATTATGAAACTGGAGACAGCTTGAC TGGAAGGGTTTGTGGCAGCAGCATTCCACGGTCTGTCAGGAGCCGCAGTAACACCGTCAGGGTGACCTTCAGCAGCGACATTTCTGTCACGTTTCAGGGATTCGGGCTCCGTTTTGAGGCTTCATCAg ATGTGTATGAAACAACTGAGACCACAACAACAACTTGGCCACCCCAGACGAGCTGCAGTGTTGACACAGGTAACTGCTGTCTGACCTCCAGGGGAATCAGCACTGATTTTTTCACTTGCATTGTCAACTGTTACACGTCAATCTTCCGTTATTATTTGTCTTGCAAAATCACGTATAATTCCAAGTTCCGTTTGTAA
- the LOC135209717 gene encoding exoskeleton protein RP43-like isoform X2, translated as MTRMTKLLFLPGIWLLLLLAGTESAPKTTTTATEEPPEKHPKALVRDEATLPPKTTTKWHEKPLVRNEPTLPPKTTTKWHEKPHEKLQQRQITNCSVSTGRIVASSGAVGIGSIGGNYNDNEYCVWEIEVPEGLIIRFTWEYFELEGPESWCPYDYVDISDYATGDSLTGRVCGSSIPRSVRSRSNTVRVTFSSDISVTFQGFGLRFEASSDVYETTETTTTTWPPQTSCSVDTGNCCLTSRGISTDFFTCIVNCYTSIFRYYLSCKITYNSKFRL; from the exons ATGACCCGGATGACAAAGCTACTTTTCTTACCTGGCATatggctgctgctgcttctggctGGCACCGAGAGTGCTCCCAAGACGACGACGACGGCGACAGAAGAGCCACCG GAAAAACACCCAAAGGCTCTGGTCCGCGATGAAGCCACTCTTCCACCAAAGACAACGACGAAATGGCACGAAAAACCTCTGGTCCGCAATGAACCCACTCTTCCACCAAAGACAACGACAAAATGGCATGAAAAACCTCACGAAAAACTTCAACAGCGACAGATAACGAACTGCAGCGTCAGCACAG GTCGAATAGTGGCGTCCTCAGGTGCAGTCGGGATAGGGTCCATTGGAGGAAACTACAACGATAACGAATATTGTGTCTGGGAGATCGAGGTTCCTGAAGGACTTATCATTAGGTTCACATGGGAGTACTTCGAACTAGAGGGTCCAGAGTCTTGGTGCCCTTATGACTACGTCGATATTTCTGATTATGCAACTGGAGACAGCTTGAC TGGAAGGGTTTGTGGCAGCAGCATTCCACGGTCTGTCAGGAGCCGCAGTAACACCGTCAGGGTGACCTTCAGCAGCGACATTTCTGTCACGTTTCAGGGATTCGGGCTCCGTTTTGAGGCTTCATCAg ATGTGTATGAAACAACTGAGACCACAACAACAACTTGGCCACCCCAGACGAGCTGCAGTGTTGACACAGGTAACTGCTGTCTGACCTCCAGGGGAATCAGCACTGATTTTTTCACTTGCATTGTCAACTGTTACACGTCAATCTTCCGTTATTATTTGTCTTGCAAAATCACGTATAATTCCAAGTTCCGTTTGTAA